Proteins encoded together in one Ferroglobus placidus DSM 10642 window:
- a CDS encoding nucleotidyltransferase family protein: MRFFSKTHKEFVENLIEKIMEAYGKNLVSIVIFGSYERGENKTTSDIDMLIVLEKAHRSRKERLKEFEEKVEKPLSDLYEKLFKEIYVLT, from the coding sequence ATGAGATTTTTCAGCAAAACCCACAAAGAGTTCGTTGAAAATCTAATTGAAAAAATCATGGAAGCTTACGGCAAGAATTTAGTGTCGATTGTCATTTTTGGCTCCTACGAGAGAGGAGAAAATAAAACGACCTCCGATATCGATATGCTTATTGTTCTTGAAAAAGCACATAGATCCAGAAAGGAAAGGCTAAAAGAATTTGAAGAAAAAGTGGAGAAGCCTCTGAGTGACCTTTACGAAAAGCTTTTTAAAGAGATATATGTGTTGACGTGA
- a CDS encoding CRISPR-associated protein, MJ0385: MTVLITPGHHEITDTLIMYGLVEALKMRDPFAEVIVVPSGDRYRILTNIDEGEIHYILEEFGKKSYITNLYLYETSQMNILPPVIRLHMLQRGNENRQQENIINSFKFLQELSGEISKLKKNNLIKKLIYIDENHKFLESRKELETLCGKRKKSGKFPSVVANLPIAPFGGTLQGVGSYYLCKLCVALAWIGLYYYSSRIVLSSKDSQQTFVHIFKPESESKGETILMLKNISQINLLRQSIFKNSNLNLHTSAVPLLLLCFGETSAAISTVNLKSIVYTFTNEKKGPTWRTAIRNIATYQVNSLIKFVEYSKIYSDKLLRLIDVLLRDRDSDGMLALSTLSQAIIYQDKDQLYSAFREIRRVLSKNKRENLLDQGIIKAAFESIA, from the coding sequence ATGACAGTTTTAATTACTCCCGGACATCATGAAATTACTGACACGTTAATTATGTATGGGTTAGTTGAAGCGCTAAAAATGCGTGATCCATTTGCAGAGGTTATAGTTGTTCCTTCTGGTGATCGATATCGAATTTTAACTAACATAGATGAGGGTGAAATTCATTATATTTTAGAGGAATTTGGAAAGAAAAGTTACATAACTAATTTATATTTATACGAGACTTCACAAATGAACATTCTTCCCCCAGTTATAAGATTACATATGCTACAGCGTGGGAATGAAAATAGACAACAAGAAAATATTATAAATTCTTTTAAATTTTTACAAGAACTCTCAGGGGAAATATCAAAACTTAAGAAAAACAATTTAATCAAAAAATTAATTTATATCGATGAAAATCATAAATTTTTAGAATCCAGAAAAGAGTTAGAGACACTTTGTGGCAAAAGAAAAAAATCTGGTAAGTTTCCTTCAGTAGTCGCAAACTTACCAATTGCTCCATTTGGTGGCACTCTACAAGGAGTGGGGAGTTACTACTTATGTAAGCTCTGTGTAGCTCTTGCTTGGATTGGGTTGTACTATTACTCAAGTAGAATCGTTCTATCTTCCAAAGATTCACAGCAGACATTCGTTCATATATTTAAACCCGAAAGCGAATCAAAGGGAGAGACAATCTTAATGCTTAAAAACATTTCACAGATTAATTTACTAAGACAAAGTATTTTCAAAAATTCAAATTTAAATTTACATACTTCTGCGGTCCCATTACTATTACTTTGTTTTGGAGAAACTTCTGCAGCTATCTCGACAGTTAACTTAAAATCAATTGTCTATACATTCACAAACGAGAAGAAAGGACCTACTTGGCGTACTGCAATACGTAATATCGCAACATACCAAGTAAACTCTTTAATAAAGTTCGTAGAGTACTCAAAAATTTATAGTGATAAGCTCCTCAGATTAATTGACGTTTTACTACGCGATCGGGATTCTGATGGAATGCTTGCACTATCTACGCTGAGTCAGGCAATAATTTACCAAGATAAAGATCAGTTGTATTCGGCATTTCGAGAAATTAGGAGAGTACTTTCAAAGAATAAGCGAGAAAATTTGCTCGATCAAGGGATAATAAAAGCTGCGTTCGAGAGTATTGCTTAA